The Glycine soja cultivar W05 chromosome 8, ASM419377v2, whole genome shotgun sequence genome has a window encoding:
- the LOC114423898 gene encoding disease resistance response protein 206-like yields MELTRLISVLFFLLVITVGSSASPQHWRKKRVREPCKKLVFYFHDIIYNGHNSKNATSAIVGTPAWGNRTILAGQNHFGDLVVFDDPITLDNNLHSPPVGRAQGFYVYDKKEIFTAWLGFSFVFNSTHHRGSINFAGADPLMNKTRDISVIGGTGDFFMTRGVATLSTDAFEGEVYFRLRADINLFECW; encoded by the coding sequence atggaACTGACGAGGCTCATTTCGGTTCTCTTCTTCTTGCTAGTGATCACGGTGGGATCTTCTGCTTCTCCACAGCattggagaaaaaaaagggTTCGCGAGCCGTGCAAGAAGTTGGTGTTTTATTTCCACGACATAATTTACAACGGCCACAATTCCAAGAATGCCACTTCCGCAATTGTTGGAACACCCGCATGGGGAAACAGGACCATACTAGCGGGGCAGAACCACTTCGGTGACTTGGTTGTGTTCGATGACCCCATCACCTTGGACAACAACTTGCACTCGCCACCGGTTGGACGTGCCCAAGGGTTTTACGTTTACGATAAGAAGGAGATTTTCACCGCTTGGCTTGGCTTCTCTTTTGTCTTCAACTCTACCCACCATAGAGGTAGCATTAACTTCGCTGGTGCTGACCCTTTGATGAATAAGACCAGGGACATTTCGGTAATTGGAGGGACAGGTGACTTCTTCATGACTAGGGGTGTCGCCACTCTCTCCACGGATGCATTTGAAGGGGAAGTTTATTTCAGGCTTCGTGCGGATATTAACTTGTTCGAATGTTGGTGA
- the LOC114422632 gene encoding disease resistance response protein 206-like, whose amino-acid sequence MLFALCSSAVPGKRKQYHTPCKHLVLFFHDIIYNGNNAANATSAIVGAPEGANLTILANQFHFGNIVVFDDPITLDNNLHSKPVGRAQGFYIYNTKNTYTSWLGFTFVLNNTDHDGTITFAGADPIMQKTRDISVTGGTGDFFMHRGIATIMTDAFEGEVY is encoded by the coding sequence ATGCTCTTTGCTTTATGTTCTTCAGCCGTCCCAGGCAAGAGGAAGCAATATCATACACCATGCAAACACTTGGTCCTCTTCTTCCACGATATCATATACAACGGAAACAATGCAGCCAATGCAACGTCCGCAATAGTAGGAGCCCCAGAAGGTGCCAATTTAACCATATTGGCAAATCAGTTCCACTTTGGAAACATAGTGGTTTTTGATGACCCCATCACATTGGATAACAACCTTCACTCCAAACCCGTTGGAAGGGCACAAGGCTTTTATATCTATAACACCAAGAATACCTACACTTCCTGGCTTGGATTTACGTTCGTTCTCAATAACACAGACCATGACGGAACCATCACTTTCGCTGGAGCTGACCCCATCATGCAAAAGACTAGAGATATCTCCGTCACTGGTGGCACTGGAGATTTCTTTATGCATAGAGGAATTGCCACAATTATGACCGATGCATTTGAAGGTGAAGTTTATTAA
- the LOC114424719 gene encoding uncharacterized protein LOC114424719 translates to MGSCSVDRVFEVGPCKAGYEMGLLIGQGFSEMMSRVVTDLILQNQLRPFPHTPQTTFFLTTKPNFQGSRFWRLFQKKEQKVTMLIPRMIALMFLLSVNLWLLRRTTKMQMLPLLATPTLIKGILPDGLFFVDCAFGFNSQGLAFTLDSDPPAEDEIVAGGIGRNFISRDLLEATSMDDAMNRIKSSEVSVGHSYNLFETSTRRIVNVETASRKRISVYEVGNTPFFHANMYLHLPINQASDRYKILFFAFV, encoded by the exons ATGGGAAGCTGCAGTGTGGATAGGGTGTTCGAAGTTGGACCATGCAAAGCTGGTTACGAAATGGGTCTCTTAATTGGACAAGGATTCTCCGAAATGATGAGTAGAGTGGTCACAGACCTCATTCTACAAAACCAGCTTCGACCATTTCCCCACACTCCTCaaaccactttttttttaacaaccaaACCAAATTTCCAAG GAAGTAGATTCTGGCGTTTATTCCAAAAGAAGGAGCAAAAAGTGACAATGTTGATACCTCGGATGATTGCTCTGATGTTCTTGTTATCAGTGAATCTATGGCTATTGCGGCGCACAACGAAGATGCAAATGTTGCCCTTGTTGGCCACAC CTACTTTAATCAAAGGAATCTTGCCGGATGGACTCTTCTTTGTAGACTGTGCATTTGGCTTCAATAGCCAGGGACTG GCATTCACTCTGGATTCTGATCCCCCAGCTGAAGATGAGATTGTGGCTGGTGGCATTGGGCGCAACTtcatttctcgagaccttcttGAAGCTACAAGCATGGATGATGCAATGAAT AGGATCAAATCGTCAGAAGTTTCTGTGGGGCATTCTTATAACCTGTTTGAAACAAGCACGCGCAGGATTGTTAATGTTGAAACCGCATCTAGGAAGCGGATTTCAGTTTATGAGGTGGGGAATACACCTTTCTTCCATGCAAACATGTACCTCCACCTACCTATTAATCAGGCAAGTGATAGATACAAAATCCTGTTTTTTGCATTTGTCTGA